From Chryseobacterium joostei, the proteins below share one genomic window:
- a CDS encoding class I SAM-dependent methyltransferase, with product MKDLMGRAIWDYYHNENPEDLQTETSISELDELPVEYLFRDFEDMNDIEQKALELSNGKVLDIGAGAGSHALYLQNDKNLDVLALDISPKSIEVCQLRGIKRAVCENILNFSGETFDTILLLMNGTGIFEGLSKIDTYLQKLGTLLNENGQILIDSTDILYMFDRDKDGGVYIPAGGYYGELEYVVHYKGESEAPITWLYLDFNTLKNAAENNGFTIQRILKDEDAYLAKLTKK from the coding sequence ATGAAAGATTTAATGGGCAGAGCAATCTGGGATTACTATCACAATGAAAATCCTGAAGACCTGCAGACTGAAACCTCAATTTCTGAACTGGATGAACTTCCGGTTGAGTATTTATTCAGAGATTTTGAAGACATGAATGATATTGAGCAAAAGGCTCTGGAACTCTCCAATGGAAAAGTATTGGATATTGGAGCAGGAGCGGGTTCTCATGCATTGTACCTTCAAAATGATAAAAATCTTGACGTTCTGGCACTGGATATTTCCCCGAAATCTATTGAAGTTTGTCAGTTGAGAGGAATCAAAAGAGCTGTTTGTGAAAATATTCTGAACTTTTCAGGAGAAACATTTGATACTATCTTATTGTTAATGAACGGTACCGGAATCTTTGAGGGGCTTTCTAAAATTGATACTTATCTTCAAAAATTAGGAACATTATTGAATGAAAATGGTCAGATTTTAATTGACAGTACAGATATTCTTTATATGTTTGATCGTGATAAGGATGGGGGTGTATACATTCCTGCCGGTGGTTATTATGGAGAACTGGAGTATGTAGTTCATTATAAAGGCGAGTCTGAAGCTCCAATTACATGGTTGTACCTTGATTTTAATACTTTGAAGAATGCCGCTGAAAATAATGGGTTTACAATACAAAGAATACTCAAGGATGAGGATGCTTATCTGGCAAAACTGACTAAGAAATAA
- the metG gene encoding methionine--tRNA ligase, with amino-acid sequence MSNRKMITAALPYANGPVHIGHLAGVYIPADVYARFQRRLGKDVAFICGSDEHGIPITIRAKKEGVTPQDIVDKYHGIIKKSFSDLGISFDEYSRTTSKNHYETSQDFFKVLYEKGKFTEEISEQYFDEQAGEFLADRYIVGTCPNCGNENAYGDQCEKCGSTLSPSELINPKSMLSGNVPILKETKNWYLPLNEYEDFLNEWIIEGHKDDWKPNVYGQVKSWLNDGLKPRAMTRDLNWGVPVPLPNAEGKVLYVWFDAPIGYISFTKEWAEKNGKDWKDYWQSESSDLVHFIGKDNIVFHCIIFPAMMKAHGDYIMPKNVPAFEFLNLENDKISTSRNWAVWAHEYVEDFPGQQDVLRYALLSSAPETKDNNFTWKDFQTKNNSELVGIFGNFINRVAVLVHKYYDGIIPQGDVNSPELKEINKAAKEISGFLDNYEFRNALSALMNLARFGNQYLQTEEPWKTIKDSPEKAAQSLFVGAQIAVALAQLCEPFMPFSSEKLLNMFNVEKKSWSDVETQSVLIETSHKINEASLLFSKIEDNVIEAQIQKLEDTKQNNKKTNPNANPMKDEITFDDFTKIDLRTATILEAEKVEKADKLLKLTVDTGVDVRTVVSGIAESFTPEELIGKQVMILLNLAPRKIRGIESQGMLLLTTKPDGKLSFVTPDDSNVENGIEIG; translated from the coding sequence ATGTCAAACAGAAAGATGATTACGGCAGCTTTGCCTTATGCAAACGGACCGGTTCATATAGGGCATTTGGCAGGTGTCTATATTCCTGCGGATGTTTACGCAAGATTTCAAAGAAGATTAGGAAAGGATGTAGCGTTTATCTGTGGTTCGGATGAACATGGTATTCCTATTACTATAAGAGCTAAAAAAGAGGGAGTTACCCCTCAGGACATCGTTGACAAATATCACGGGATCATTAAAAAGTCTTTTTCTGATCTGGGAATTTCGTTCGATGAATATTCAAGAACAACTTCCAAGAATCATTATGAGACCAGCCAGGATTTCTTCAAGGTTTTATATGAAAAAGGAAAATTTACAGAGGAGATTTCTGAGCAGTATTTTGATGAACAGGCGGGAGAATTCCTTGCAGACCGATATATTGTAGGAACCTGCCCGAACTGTGGCAACGAGAATGCTTATGGTGATCAGTGTGAGAAATGTGGTTCTACCCTTTCTCCATCAGAATTGATTAACCCGAAATCGATGCTAAGCGGTAATGTTCCTATCCTTAAGGAAACCAAGAACTGGTACCTACCTTTAAACGAATATGAAGACTTCCTAAATGAATGGATCATTGAGGGGCATAAAGACGACTGGAAGCCGAATGTTTACGGACAGGTAAAATCCTGGCTGAACGACGGACTGAAGCCTCGTGCCATGACAAGAGACCTGAACTGGGGAGTTCCGGTTCCTCTTCCAAATGCTGAAGGAAAAGTACTTTATGTTTGGTTTGATGCGCCTATCGGATATATCTCGTTTACTAAAGAATGGGCGGAGAAAAACGGAAAAGACTGGAAAGATTACTGGCAAAGTGAAAGCAGTGACCTTGTACACTTCATTGGTAAGGATAATATTGTATTCCACTGTATTATCTTCCCTGCTATGATGAAGGCACATGGAGACTATATTATGCCTAAAAACGTTCCTGCTTTTGAATTCCTGAATCTTGAGAATGACAAAATCTCAACTTCAAGAAACTGGGCAGTTTGGGCGCACGAATATGTGGAAGATTTCCCTGGCCAACAGGATGTTTTAAGATATGCACTTCTTTCATCAGCTCCTGAAACTAAAGACAACAACTTCACGTGGAAAGATTTCCAAACGAAAAATAATTCTGAATTGGTAGGAATCTTCGGAAACTTCATCAATAGAGTGGCAGTTCTTGTTCATAAATATTACGATGGTATTATTCCTCAGGGAGATGTAAACAGCCCAGAATTAAAGGAAATAAATAAAGCAGCAAAAGAAATTTCAGGATTCCTAGACAACTACGAGTTCAGAAACGCATTATCTGCATTAATGAACCTTGCAAGATTCGGAAACCAGTATCTTCAGACAGAAGAACCTTGGAAGACCATTAAGGATAGTCCTGAGAAAGCAGCACAATCTTTATTTGTAGGAGCACAAATTGCAGTAGCTTTGGCTCAGTTATGTGAACCGTTTATGCCTTTCAGCTCTGAAAAGTTATTGAATATGTTCAATGTTGAAAAGAAAAGCTGGAGTGATGTTGAAACTCAATCCGTTTTAATTGAAACAAGTCACAAAATCAATGAAGCATCTCTTCTTTTCTCAAAAATTGAAGACAATGTAATTGAAGCTCAGATTCAAAAGCTTGAAGACACTAAACAAAACAATAAAAAAACAAACCCTAACGCAAACCCAATGAAAGACGAGATCACTTTTGATGATTTTACTAAAATAGATCTTAGAACAGCTACTATTCTGGAAGCTGAAAAAGTAGAAAAAGCAGACAAATTACTAAAACTTACTGTAGATACAGGTGTAGACGTAAGAACTGTGGTTTCAGGAATTGCAGAAAGCTTTACTCCTGAAGAACTTATTGGTAAGCAGGTAATGATCTTATTGAACCTTGCTCCAAGAAAAATCAGAGGAATTGAATCTCAGGGAATGTTGTTATTAACGACTAAACCAGATGGAAAATTATCTTTCGTAACACCTGATGACAGTAATGTTGAAAATGGTATTGAGATCGGATAA
- a CDS encoding SusC/RagA family TonB-linked outer membrane protein produces MKNFTTVLKIAPAFLLASTVMHAQTKDSIPQEKKIEEVVLIGYGKQKKTDLTGSITSVTAKDFNGGATSAGQLIQGKTPGVQITNSSGAPGSGTKIRIRGTSSLNGENSPLIVIDGVPQDFTGVNGASDPLSLINPNDIESFDILKDASATAIYGNRASNGVILITTKKGTAGKFKVNFSTVTSVSTKMDNVNVLDADSYRSFVKELAKTNPSVATNASRLGTANTNWQNQIYQKAWGTDNNLAFSGGVKWLPYRLSIGYNDQNGIVKTNSFKRTSVGLNLNPKFFDNHLTVNINAKGTFTDNRFNDDKVIKSATYFDPTQPIYSGNTAYGGFYEWTDPNNNITGLNVNGTSNPLGLLNGVHDVSSVWRGLGNIQLDYKLHFLPDLHVNVNAGYDYSKSNGAKTVSPIYRAGISDLGTYNQYTMEKKNKLLETYLSYLKTINSISTTVDLTAGYSYQDFNTIIPGSTTFKGRGQNTFTNDFETKNVLLSFYGRGIFTIANKYIVSASIRRDGSSRFYNGTTSNVWGNFPGVSVAWKINEENFLKDTGIKVLKLRAGWGKTGQQELPTLDTNKPRNYPSYAAYNLSSSGAEYQFGDQFYFMMRPEIYNPNLSWEITTTKNAGIDFGFANNRITGSIDVYQKDTKDLIVDSPIAAGDLSNHNLLNVGNMQTKGIEASVTFVPIKKENTTWEVSFNATHYKSEITKLINGADSSYRILVGGIDGGVNNTIQAHTVGRQPNAFYVFQQVYDANGKPLDGIYVDRNNDGKIDVNDRYYYKSTQPDAIIGFNTKFSHNNWDIGLSARAVLGNYVYNNAASNSSIQSLTTNNYLQNVYSTAAEYKFTSPQYFSDIFVENASFLRLDNINAGYNFKDLFYKGSNVRVYAMLQNVFVITKYSGIDPEVFGNIDNGYYQMPKVYSLGFNFQF; encoded by the coding sequence GTGAAGAATTTTACAACGGTATTAAAAATAGCGCCTGCCTTTTTATTGGCAAGTACAGTAATGCACGCGCAGACCAAGGACTCTATTCCTCAAGAGAAAAAGATTGAGGAAGTTGTACTGATAGGGTATGGTAAACAAAAGAAAACTGACCTTACGGGATCTATTACTTCTGTAACAGCCAAGGACTTTAACGGTGGTGCTACTTCTGCTGGTCAACTTATTCAGGGTAAAACACCCGGAGTACAGATTACAAATAGCAGTGGTGCTCCTGGTTCTGGAACAAAAATAAGGATTAGAGGTACATCTTCTTTAAATGGTGAAAACTCACCTTTAATTGTAATTGATGGTGTTCCACAGGATTTTACTGGAGTAAATGGGGCATCAGATCCATTATCTCTTATCAATCCAAATGATATAGAAAGTTTTGATATTCTTAAAGATGCTTCAGCCACAGCTATTTATGGTAACAGGGCTTCTAACGGGGTAATTTTGATTACAACGAAAAAAGGTACAGCAGGAAAATTCAAAGTTAATTTTTCCACGGTTACTTCTGTTTCAACAAAGATGGATAATGTGAATGTCCTTGATGCTGATTCATATAGATCATTTGTAAAAGAACTAGCAAAAACGAATCCATCTGTTGCTACCAATGCATCCAGATTAGGGACAGCTAATACCAATTGGCAGAACCAGATTTATCAGAAAGCTTGGGGAACAGATAATAATTTGGCATTTTCCGGTGGAGTGAAGTGGCTACCATATCGTTTATCCATTGGATATAATGATCAGAATGGTATTGTAAAGACTAATTCATTTAAAAGGACTTCTGTGGGATTAAATTTAAATCCAAAGTTTTTTGATAATCATTTGACGGTAAATATTAATGCTAAAGGAACCTTTACAGACAATAGGTTTAATGATGATAAAGTAATAAAGTCTGCTACTTATTTTGATCCTACACAGCCTATATATTCTGGAAATACAGCATATGGCGGTTTTTATGAATGGACGGATCCTAATAATAATATAACGGGACTTAATGTAAATGGTACATCCAATCCATTAGGGCTTTTAAATGGTGTACATGATGTTTCTTCCGTATGGAGAGGTTTAGGAAACATTCAGTTAGACTATAAATTACACTTTTTGCCGGATTTGCATGTTAATGTAAATGCTGGTTATGATTATTCTAAAAGTAATGGTGCAAAGACTGTAAGTCCGATCTATAGAGCTGGAATCAGTGATCTAGGGACATACAATCAGTATACCATGGAGAAAAAGAATAAATTACTTGAGACTTATTTGAGTTATTTGAAGACCATAAATTCTATTTCTACAACAGTAGATCTTACTGCTGGTTATTCTTATCAGGATTTTAATACTATTATTCCGGGATCAACTACATTTAAAGGAAGAGGTCAAAATACATTTACTAATGATTTTGAAACTAAAAATGTATTATTATCATTCTATGGAAGAGGTATTTTTACAATTGCCAATAAATATATTGTTTCTGCCTCTATAAGACGAGATGGATCTTCCAGATTCTATAATGGTACAACAAGTAATGTTTGGGGCAATTTCCCAGGAGTATCAGTTGCATGGAAAATTAATGAAGAAAACTTCCTGAAAGACACAGGAATCAAGGTTTTAAAACTAAGAGCAGGATGGGGGAAAACAGGACAGCAAGAGCTTCCTACGCTGGATACCAACAAGCCAAGAAACTACCCGTCTTATGCTGCTTATAATTTAAGCTCCAGCGGAGCAGAATATCAATTCGGGGATCAGTTCTATTTTATGATGAGACCTGAGATTTACAATCCAAATTTAAGTTGGGAAATTACTACAACAAAAAATGCGGGTATTGACTTCGGTTTTGCAAACAATAGAATTACCGGTTCCATTGATGTGTATCAGAAAGATACAAAAGACCTGATTGTAGATTCACCTATTGCAGCAGGAGACTTAAGTAATCATAATCTTTTGAATGTAGGAAATATGCAAACAAAAGGTATAGAAGCCTCTGTAACCTTTGTTCCAATTAAAAAAGAAAATACAACATGGGAAGTATCATTTAATGCAACTCATTACAAATCTGAAATTACCAAACTTATTAATGGAGCAGATTCTTCATACAGAATTTTAGTAGGAGGAATTGATGGAGGTGTTAATAATACGATCCAGGCTCATACCGTAGGACGTCAGCCTAATGCTTTCTATGTATTTCAACAGGTTTATGATGCTAATGGGAAACCATTGGATGGTATATATGTAGACAGAAATAACGATGGTAAGATTGATGTAAATGACAGATATTATTATAAATCTACACAGCCGGATGCTATTATAGGGTTTAATACTAAATTTTCTCACAATAATTGGGATATTGGGTTAAGTGCAAGAGCGGTATTAGGAAACTATGTATATAATAATGCTGCCTCTAACAGTTCAATTCAGTCATTAACAACCAATAATTATCTGCAAAATGTATATTCTACTGCTGCGGAATATAAATTTACAAGTCCACAGTATTTTTCTGATATTTTCGTAGAGAATGCTTCTTTCTTAAGATTAGATAATATCAATGCAGGGTACAACTTTAAAGATCTTTTCTATAAAGGTAGTAATGTAAGAGTGTATGCAATGTTGCAAAACGTATTTGTAATTACCAAGTATTCAGGAATAGATCCTGAAGTATTCGGAAATATAGACAATGGATATTATCAGATGCCAAAAGTGTATTCTTTAGGATTTAACTTTCAATTTTAA
- a CDS encoding RagB/SusD family nutrient uptake outer membrane protein, with protein MKQFKTNIIAVAALFSVLTATSCVNDLEQQPITDVTSASVFTDFANYPMALAKIYGGFANGGQNANGGNSDINGIDGNFSQYTRVLYTLQTLPTDEAVIAWNDGTLQTIHKMTWDSSSEFVEGAYYRIFTQIATSNEFLRNVTDEKLASNNITGTNLSEAKYMRAEVRYLRALSYYYALDLFGNVPFVDESYLPGSVNPPKRIARAELFNFIESELLAVAGELKDPKANVYGRVDKAAAWSLLARLYLNSQVYNGSNHYTDCITYCNKVIGAGYSLKTKYADLFLADNDKNNPEVILPVAFDGVHIQTSGGTTYLIHAGVGGSMPASSFGISGGWGGLRTTKAYVNLFAGSPSDQRGNFYTDGQNLEINDLGVFTDGYAFVKYKNMTSAGNPGSDASGNFCDTDVPLFRLADIYLMYAEATLRGGSGGNAATALGYVNALRTRAGASTVASINTDYILDERGRELGWEMTRRTDLIRYDKFTTASYVWPWKGGVKEGKAVESYRNLFPIPAKDIIANPNLIQNPGY; from the coding sequence ATGAAACAATTTAAAACAAATATAATAGCTGTTGCTGCCCTATTCAGTGTTCTTACTGCAACATCTTGTGTTAATGATTTAGAACAACAGCCTATTACGGATGTAACATCTGCCAGTGTATTTACAGATTTTGCAAATTATCCGATGGCTTTAGCAAAAATTTACGGAGGCTTTGCCAACGGAGGGCAAAATGCCAATGGAGGTAACTCAGATATTAATGGAATTGACGGAAACTTTTCACAATATACAAGAGTATTATATACCTTACAGACACTTCCTACAGATGAGGCTGTAATTGCCTGGAATGATGGAACTCTTCAAACTATCCATAAAATGACCTGGGATTCTTCCAGTGAGTTTGTAGAAGGAGCATACTATAGAATTTTCACACAAATTGCTACCAGTAATGAATTTCTGAGAAATGTAACAGATGAAAAATTAGCATCAAATAATATTACAGGTACTAATTTAAGTGAGGCTAAATATATGAGAGCTGAAGTAAGGTATCTTAGAGCATTATCTTACTATTATGCATTAGATCTCTTTGGTAATGTGCCATTTGTTGACGAAAGTTATTTGCCAGGATCTGTAAATCCACCTAAAAGGATTGCCCGTGCAGAACTTTTTAATTTTATTGAAAGTGAACTTCTTGCAGTAGCAGGAGAATTGAAAGATCCTAAAGCAAATGTTTACGGAAGAGTAGATAAAGCAGCAGCATGGTCCTTACTGGCTCGTTTGTATCTCAATTCACAGGTGTATAACGGCTCCAATCATTATACAGACTGTATCACTTATTGCAATAAAGTAATAGGTGCAGGATATTCTTTGAAAACTAAATATGCAGATCTATTCCTTGCGGATAATGATAAAAATAATCCAGAAGTGATACTTCCGGTTGCTTTTGATGGAGTTCATATTCAAACATCAGGAGGTACTACTTATCTTATTCATGCTGGTGTAGGAGGAAGTATGCCTGCCTCAAGCTTTGGAATCAGTGGAGGCTGGGGAGGTCTAAGAACCACAAAAGCCTATGTGAATTTATTTGCAGGATCACCTTCTGACCAAAGAGGAAACTTCTATACAGATGGACAAAATCTTGAAATAAATGATTTAGGTGTTTTTACAGATGGCTATGCGTTTGTTAAATATAAAAATATGACAAGTGCAGGCAATCCAGGATCTGATGCTTCAGGTAATTTCTGTGATACGGATGTTCCTTTATTCAGACTAGCGGATATTTACCTAATGTATGCTGAAGCTACCCTAAGAGGTGGTAGCGGAGGAAATGCTGCTACTGCCCTTGGATATGTAAACGCCCTGAGAACCCGTGCAGGAGCTTCCACGGTTGCTTCCATAAATACAGATTATATATTAGACGAAAGAGGTAGAGAGCTTGGTTGGGAAATGACAAGAAGAACAGACCTTATCCGTTATGATAAATTTACAACAGCTTCCTATGTTTGGCCTTGGAAAGGAGGCGTGAAAGAAGGAAAAGCAGTAGAAAGCTATAGAAATCTTTTCCCAATTCCGGCTAAAGATATTATTGCGAATCCTAATTTGATTCAAAATCCTGGTTATTAA
- a CDS encoding SusE domain-containing protein, giving the protein MKNIFKILAIAFIGMWLVSCEKDEDRAILGNPSASSLTSDKTSLVLIKDNAAQSAITFNWKAPDYGVAVAQKNQLQIAVKGTNFASPKNVALNDGASKVTFTVAEINDYVQDAGLVPEVAGDVEVRLSSKLGENAAITSNVVTITVTPYMTAFPSFYLVGDASSVGWSEVNAQLLYKKDNFSTIYTYLENGKTFRFLGQQGWDPKNYSLDAAGIKTENKYFKTWSPNLVAAPAENIQFNGPTGMYKIIIDADATQKSITVSPSPLNNWNPANLYIVGTVNGWDSGTAIPMSNLGNGKFEYTVALPAASEFKFLGQQSWGELDWGNITADGNTGYIGPKGSNGNIKFDGTGGSYKITVDLKLGVYTIKPL; this is encoded by the coding sequence ATGAAAAATATATTTAAAATATTAGCAATAGCTTTTATAGGAATGTGGCTTGTTTCTTGTGAAAAAGACGAAGACAGAGCAATACTGGGAAATCCTTCTGCATCTAGCCTTACATCCGATAAAACAAGTTTGGTTTTAATTAAAGATAATGCTGCACAGTCTGCAATTACTTTCAATTGGAAAGCTCCAGATTATGGTGTTGCGGTTGCTCAGAAGAATCAGCTTCAGATTGCTGTTAAAGGAACAAACTTTGCCAGCCCTAAAAATGTAGCTTTAAATGATGGGGCTTCCAAAGTAACATTTACCGTTGCTGAAATTAATGACTACGTACAAGATGCTGGTTTGGTTCCGGAGGTGGCGGGTGATGTTGAAGTTAGGCTTTCTTCAAAATTAGGAGAAAATGCAGCTATTACTTCAAATGTAGTAACCATTACTGTCACACCTTATATGACAGCTTTTCCGTCATTCTACCTTGTAGGAGATGCTTCTTCGGTGGGTTGGAGTGAGGTGAATGCACAGCTGCTGTATAAAAAAGATAACTTCTCTACTATTTATACTTATCTGGAAAACGGTAAAACTTTCAGATTCTTAGGTCAACAGGGTTGGGATCCTAAAAATTACAGCTTGGATGCTGCAGGAATAAAAACTGAGAATAAGTATTTTAAAACCTGGTCTCCTAACTTGGTGGCGGCACCGGCTGAAAACATTCAGTTCAATGGACCTACAGGAATGTATAAAATAATTATTGATGCAGATGCGACACAAAAATCAATTACAGTTTCACCGTCCCCTCTTAATAATTGGAATCCTGCTAATTTATACATCGTAGGTACAGTTAATGGCTGGGATTCAGGTACAGCCATTCCGATGAGTAATTTAGGAAATGGAAAATTTGAATATACAGTTGCTCTTCCGGCAGCTTCTGAATTTAAATTTCTTGGACAGCAGAGCTGGGGAGAATTAGATTGGGGTAATATAACAGCTGATGGAAACACAGGATATATTGGACCGAAAGGAAGCAATGGAAATATCAAATTTGATGGTACAGGAGGTAGTTATAAAATTACTGTAGACTTAAAACTAGGAGTCTACACAATAAAACCATTATAG
- a CDS encoding glycoside hydrolase family 97 protein: protein MKKITVGALLLSMMLGVKAQSLKSPDGKFEMNFQLKDGVPFYNLKYNGAVVVEDSKLGLRLFKDTAIKFASEIAKPEDAKFDLNNGFAKVDEKRDSKNETWQPILGEKKNYINHYNELALTLNQASTDRSIVVKFRLFNDGLGFRYEFPQQKNLNYFVIREEDSEIDFPTDMKAWWLVADYDSQEYQYQESKVSEIPAKWDKAFDANASQSLVKNAVQSPLMLKKEGKEPLYINVAEAAVLDYPASHLEVDAQNFKFKTHLTADRQGAKGYIQTPSVTPWRTIIVAPKAEQVMDSKMIFNLNEPTKYKDTSYIHPTKYMGVWWEMIIGKSQWAYSTEENVHIDKTDFAKLTPNGKHAANNTKVKEYIDFAAENGFQGLLIEGWNIGWEDWFGHSKEFVFDFITPYPDFDIKMLNEYAHSKGIKLIMHHETSGSATNYERWADKAFQTMNKYGYDAVKTGYVGDIIPRGEHHYSQWTINHYYRIAEKANEYKIMVNSHESVRPTGESRTYPNYISAEAARGTEYEAFGGNKPDHQTVLPFTRWMGGSMDYTPGIFQTKLDYYFPGDKRFVKTTLAKQLALYVTMYMPLQMAADLPENYKKHMDAFQFIKDVAADWDDTKILSAEPGDYVITARKAKGTENWFVGGITDENKREYMVDFSFLDKGKKYEATIYEDGKDADYIDNPQSYNIYKKEINSKSKINFKMVRSGGFAISIKPVK, encoded by the coding sequence ATGAAGAAAATTACAGTTGGAGCCCTTTTGCTCTCAATGATGTTAGGTGTGAAAGCGCAATCTTTAAAATCGCCGGACGGTAAGTTTGAAATGAACTTCCAATTAAAAGATGGAGTTCCTTTCTATAATCTGAAATACAACGGTGCGGTGGTAGTTGAAGATTCAAAATTGGGATTGAGATTATTTAAAGACACAGCCATAAAATTTGCTTCCGAAATTGCAAAGCCGGAAGATGCAAAATTCGATTTGAATAACGGTTTTGCTAAGGTAGATGAAAAAAGAGACTCCAAAAACGAGACCTGGCAGCCGATTCTTGGAGAAAAGAAAAATTATATCAATCATTACAATGAATTAGCGCTTACGCTGAATCAGGCTTCTACAGACAGAAGCATTGTTGTGAAGTTCAGATTGTTCAATGATGGTCTTGGATTCAGATATGAATTTCCACAGCAGAAAAATCTTAATTATTTCGTAATCAGAGAAGAAGATTCTGAAATTGATTTCCCTACAGATATGAAGGCGTGGTGGCTTGTAGCAGACTATGATTCTCAGGAATATCAATATCAGGAGTCAAAAGTTTCTGAAATTCCTGCAAAATGGGATAAAGCATTCGATGCCAATGCCTCTCAGAGTTTAGTGAAAAATGCAGTTCAGTCTCCTTTAATGCTTAAAAAAGAAGGAAAAGAACCTTTATACATTAACGTTGCTGAAGCAGCAGTATTAGATTATCCGGCTTCCCATTTGGAAGTAGATGCACAGAACTTCAAGTTTAAAACGCATTTAACTGCAGACAGACAAGGTGCAAAAGGGTACATTCAAACTCCGTCAGTAACCCCATGGAGAACCATTATCGTTGCTCCAAAGGCGGAACAGGTGATGGATTCAAAAATGATCTTTAACCTTAACGAACCTACAAAATATAAAGACACTTCTTACATTCACCCTACAAAATACATGGGAGTTTGGTGGGAAATGATCATCGGGAAATCCCAGTGGGCTTATTCTACAGAAGAAAACGTTCATATAGACAAAACTGACTTTGCCAAGTTAACTCCTAACGGAAAACATGCTGCGAATAACACTAAAGTTAAAGAATATATCGACTTTGCAGCAGAAAATGGGTTCCAGGGGCTTTTAATTGAAGGTTGGAACATTGGTTGGGAAGACTGGTTCGGACATTCTAAAGAATTTGTTTTTGATTTCATTACTCCTTATCCGGATTTTGATATCAAAATGTTGAATGAATATGCACACTCCAAAGGAATTAAGTTAATCATGCACCACGAAACTTCAGGTTCTGCAACGAACTACGAAAGATGGGCAGATAAGGCTTTCCAAACTATGAACAAGTATGGTTATGATGCTGTAAAAACAGGATATGTAGGAGATATAATCCCTAGAGGAGAGCATCATTATTCTCAATGGACAATCAACCACTATTATAGAATTGCTGAAAAAGCTAATGAATATAAAATCATGGTGAATTCTCACGAATCTGTGCGTCCTACAGGAGAAAGCCGTACGTATCCGAACTACATTTCTGCAGAAGCTGCCCGTGGAACAGAATATGAAGCATTTGGAGGTAACAAACCTGATCACCAGACTGTTCTTCCGTTTACAAGATGGATGGGAGGATCAATGGATTATACACCAGGAATTTTCCAAACTAAGCTAGATTATTATTTCCCTGGAGATAAGCGTTTTGTGAAAACTACATTAGCAAAACAGCTTGCATTATATGTAACAATGTATATGCCTCTTCAGATGGCAGCAGACCTTCCTGAGAACTACAAAAAACATATGGATGCATTCCAGTTTATCAAGGATGTAGCGGCAGATTGGGATGATACAAAAATATTATCTGCGGAGCCAGGTGACTATGTAATTACAGCGAGAAAAGCAAAAGGTACTGAAAACTGGTTTGTAGGAGGTATTACCGATGAGAACAAACGTGAATATATGGTAGATTTCTCATTCTTAGATAAAGGAAAGAAATATGAGGCAACAATCTATGAAGATGGAAAAGATGCTGATTATATTGATAATCCTCAAAGCTATAACATCTACAAAAAAGAGATCAATAGCAAATCAAAAATTAATTTTAAAATGGTAAGAAGCGGCGGATTCGCAATTTCTATTAAACCAGTAAAATAA